The Chrysemys picta bellii isolate R12L10 chromosome 12, ASM1138683v2, whole genome shotgun sequence genome has a segment encoding these proteins:
- the LOC135974496 gene encoding uncharacterized protein LOC135974496 encodes MQSSPAVMAVQSGNRKRAPAWTDREVLDLIAVWGDESVLSELRSKRRNAKIYEKISKDMAERGYSRDATQCRVKIKELRQGYQKTKEANGRSGSHPQTSRFYEALHSILGAAATTTPPVTVDSEDGILSTAGSSDMLGDGEDEEGDEEGEAVGSSHNADFPDSQDLFITLTEIPYEASPAITPDTESGEGSATPSATVSQPSLESHSQRLARIRRRKKRTREDMFSELMASSQAQAAQQTQWRENLTRMHQANMDREERWRQEDQQATQTLLGLLREQTDTLRRLVDVLQERRQEDRAPLLSISNRPPPPPSPIPTSPKVQRRRGGRVPANSHSTPAESSSSRRLSFPKI; translated from the exons atgcagagctctccagcagtgatggccgtgcagtctgggaatagaaagagagccccagcatggactgatcgtgaagtcttggatctcatcgctgtgtggggcgatgagtccgtgctttccgagctgcgatccaaaagaaggaatgcaaagatctacgagaagatctctaaagacatggcagagagaggatacagccgggatgcaacgcagtgccgcgtgaaaatcaaggagctgagacaaggctaccagaagaccaaagaggcaaacggacgctccggatcccatccccagacatcccgtttctacgaggcactgcattccatcctcggtgctgccgccaccactaccccaccagtgaccgtggactctgaggatgggatactgtccacggccggttcctcagacatgttaggggacggggaagatgaggaaggagatgaggagggcgaggcagttggcagctctcacaacgctgatttccccgacagccaggatctcttcatcacccttacagagatcccctacgaagcgtccccagccattaccccggacacagaatctggtgaaggatcagcca ccccgtctgcgactgtctcacaacctagcctggaatcacactcccagaggctagcgcggattaggcgtaggaagaagaggacacgggaggacatgttctctgagcttatggcctcttcccaagcccaggcagcacagcagacccagtggcgggagaacttgacccgaatgcaccaagccaacatggatcgggaggagaggtggcggcaggaagaccagcaggcgactcaaacgctgcttggactactgagggagcaaacggacacgctccggcgccttgtggatgttctgcaggaacggaggcaggaggacagagccccgctgctgtccatctctaaccgccctcccccgccaccaagtcccatacccacctcacccaaagtgcaaagaaggagaggcggcagagtccctgctaactctcactccacccctgcagagagctctagtagcagaaggctctcatttcccaaaatttga